A genomic stretch from Terriglobales bacterium includes:
- a CDS encoding PilZ domain-containing protein, with amino-acid sequence MGWSALVFSRDPEVRDALAAALAEAGFTAEICPEPASAVLELARHKFDAAVLDCDAESGDYLSDLLRHMREVTLNSKLVVVSVVGNLSLLQKAFHEGASFVLSKPLAPEVTRRTLRAVSGLLHRMARRFPRKNVSSLAMVTIDGVAEKAMMMQLGEGGMGLQALEPLEVQRTLQLRFEIPGTDELVEATGDIAWADPSGRVGVRFVEMSDVSRERLRQWVMSDAVEAGAAIAQGQAFDPDSMGTLKIVPPPQRLTAALFDGLIVLAATAIFEVIVLTLTAGLPRPFMAQATALAIPCLFWSLYQYLFLRGVTPGARLAGRIALALASRHSALAAALLTPVSVLWRGMTRMGARMEMPDGFAPPPASSQVSFRPARDLERHRTDFSALETAEKIW; translated from the coding sequence ATGGGTTGGAGTGCGCTGGTTTTCTCGCGTGATCCGGAAGTCCGCGATGCGCTGGCTGCGGCGCTGGCCGAAGCCGGCTTCACGGCGGAAATCTGTCCCGAGCCCGCGTCGGCCGTGCTGGAATTGGCGCGCCACAAGTTCGACGCCGCCGTGCTCGACTGCGACGCCGAATCGGGCGACTACCTGAGCGACCTGCTGCGCCACATGCGCGAGGTCACGCTGAATTCCAAGCTCGTGGTGGTCAGCGTGGTCGGCAACCTCTCGTTGCTGCAGAAGGCGTTCCATGAGGGCGCCAGCTTCGTGCTGAGCAAGCCGCTCGCGCCGGAAGTGACGCGGCGCACGCTGCGCGCCGTTTCCGGACTACTGCACCGCATGGCGCGAAGGTTTCCGCGAAAAAACGTGAGTTCGCTGGCCATGGTGACGATTGACGGCGTCGCCGAGAAGGCCATGATGATGCAGCTCGGCGAAGGCGGCATGGGCCTGCAGGCGCTGGAGCCGCTCGAGGTGCAGCGCACGCTGCAACTGCGGTTCGAAATTCCCGGCACCGACGAGCTGGTGGAAGCCACCGGCGACATCGCCTGGGCCGACCCCAGCGGCCGCGTGGGCGTGCGTTTCGTCGAAATGAGCGACGTCTCGCGGGAGCGCCTGCGGCAGTGGGTGATGAGCGACGCGGTCGAGGCCGGCGCCGCCATCGCGCAAGGCCAGGCCTTCGATCCCGATTCCATGGGCACGCTGAAGATCGTGCCGCCGCCGCAACGGCTCACCGCCGCGCTGTTCGATGGATTGATTGTGCTGGCTGCGACCGCCATCTTCGAAGTCATCGTCCTCACGCTGACCGCCGGCCTGCCGCGTCCCTTCATGGCCCAGGCAACGGCGCTGGCCATCCCGTGCCTGTTCTGGAGCCTGTATCAGTATTTGTTCCTGCGCGGGGTCACGCCGGGAGCGCGCCTCGCCGGGCGCATCGCGCTGGCGCTGGCATCGCGCCACAGCGCATTGGCCGCGGCGCTGCTCACACCGGTGAGTGTGCTCTGGCGCGGCATGACGCGCATGGGCGCGCGCATGGAAATGCCCGACGGCTTCGCGCCGCCGCCGGCGTCGTCGCAGGTGAGCTTCCGTCCCGCCAGGGACCTGGAGCGGCACCGCACCGACTTCAGCGCGTTGGAGACGGCGGAGAAGATCTGGTAG
- a CDS encoding SDR family oxidoreductase: MILDRFRLDGKTALVTGASAGLGAAIALALAEAGASVACHGNSRPASDTAGRIVNAGGRATAVQCDLAREGGAHELFLAAERAIGTIDVLVNNAGVIKRAPASEYSDADWELVLRVNLTSVFRLSQLVGRRLLELKRPGKIVNIASLLSFQGGVFVPAYSASKAGVAQITMALANEWASRGINVNAIAPGYMKTTNTTALREDPVRSRQIMERIPAQRWGEPEDVAGAAVFLASAASDYVHGHVLVVDGGWMGR; the protein is encoded by the coding sequence ATGATCCTCGATCGTTTTCGGCTGGACGGGAAAACGGCGCTGGTGACGGGCGCGTCGGCGGGACTGGGCGCGGCGATTGCGCTCGCGCTCGCTGAGGCCGGCGCGAGCGTGGCGTGCCACGGCAATTCGCGGCCTGCGTCGGATACGGCGGGGCGCATCGTGAACGCCGGCGGGCGCGCGACCGCGGTGCAGTGCGACCTGGCGCGCGAAGGCGGCGCGCACGAGCTGTTCCTCGCCGCCGAACGGGCGATCGGCACCATCGATGTGCTGGTGAACAACGCCGGCGTCATCAAGCGAGCGCCGGCGTCGGAATATTCCGACGCCGACTGGGAGCTGGTACTGCGGGTGAACCTGACCAGCGTTTTCCGGCTGAGCCAGCTGGTGGGCCGGCGGCTGCTGGAGCTGAAGCGGCCGGGAAAGATCGTGAACATCGCGTCGCTGCTGTCGTTCCAGGGCGGCGTGTTCGTGCCGGCATATTCGGCGTCGAAGGCGGGCGTGGCGCAGATCACCATGGCGCTGGCGAACGAGTGGGCTTCGCGGGGCATCAACGTGAACGCCATCGCGCCGGGGTACATGAAGACGACGAACACCACGGCGCTGCGCGAAGACCCGGTGCGCAGCCGGCAGATCATGGAGCGCATTCCAGCGCAGCGCTGGGGCGAGCCGGAAGACGTGGCCGGCGCCGCGGTTTTTCTGGCGTCGGCGGCGAGCGATTACGTGCACGGGCACGTGTTGGTGGTGGACGGCGGGTGGATGGGCAGGTAG
- a CDS encoding NAD(P)/FAD-dependent oxidoreductase: MSEVADVIVIGAGAAGLAAAYRLAREGRRVIVLEARSRVGGRILTLHTPDSDFPIELGAEFVHGRPAEITELARAARLELYESAGDDWFAGPEGLHRADFFAEVEEIFGEMEKHQSPDRSFLDFVRERFSGPRWGQAVEWALAFVSGFNAADPARISVQSLVEQSRADEKIDGHRTFRLRRGYSALMDFLHRQCEAAGVRFVFDCRVTGVEWQRGRARIVTNAPPAEREFEGMHAVITVPLGVLQARAIEFSPPLTRKQRSLDLLAMGDAVRVSIVFDEPFWASLRSPAGETLRSLRFLFSGQKLFRTWWSYAPLSAPLLTGWTAGPAADAFAGRPAEEVAAAAVASLGKIFGVDERAVQAHVRSTHTHDWAADPLSLGAYSYSCADGAKAPDELARPVDDTLHFAGEATDVNGHTATVHGALASGYRAAREVLAHRAG; encoded by the coding sequence GTGAGCGAAGTAGCGGACGTGATCGTGATCGGCGCCGGCGCGGCGGGACTCGCCGCCGCCTACCGGCTGGCGCGCGAGGGCCGCCGCGTGATCGTGCTCGAAGCCCGCAGCCGGGTGGGCGGGCGGATCCTCACGCTGCACACTCCCGACTCTGACTTTCCCATCGAACTTGGCGCCGAGTTCGTTCACGGACGTCCGGCCGAGATCACCGAACTGGCGCGGGCGGCGCGGCTCGAGCTGTACGAGAGCGCCGGCGATGACTGGTTTGCCGGCCCCGAAGGCCTGCATCGCGCGGACTTCTTCGCGGAAGTGGAGGAGATTTTCGGGGAGATGGAGAAGCACCAGTCTCCCGACCGCAGCTTCCTCGACTTCGTGCGCGAGCGTTTCAGCGGGCCCCGGTGGGGGCAGGCGGTGGAGTGGGCGCTGGCCTTTGTCTCCGGCTTCAACGCGGCTGATCCGGCGCGCATCAGCGTGCAGTCGCTGGTGGAACAATCGCGCGCCGACGAGAAGATTGATGGCCACCGCACCTTTCGCCTGCGCCGGGGCTACAGCGCATTGATGGATTTCCTCCACCGGCAGTGCGAGGCCGCCGGCGTCCGGTTTGTTTTCGATTGCCGCGTGACCGGCGTGGAGTGGCAGCGCGGACGCGCGCGCATCGTCACCAACGCCCCGCCCGCCGAGCGCGAGTTCGAGGGCATGCACGCCGTCATCACGGTGCCGCTTGGCGTGCTGCAGGCGCGCGCCATCGAATTTTCGCCGCCGCTGACACGCAAACAGCGCTCGCTGGACCTGCTGGCGATGGGAGACGCCGTGCGGGTCAGCATCGTCTTCGACGAGCCGTTCTGGGCGTCGTTGCGATCGCCGGCGGGCGAAACTTTGCGAAGCCTGCGCTTCCTGTTTTCCGGCCAGAAGCTGTTCCGGACGTGGTGGAGCTATGCGCCGCTTTCTGCGCCGCTGCTGACCGGCTGGACGGCCGGCCCCGCGGCAGACGCGTTCGCCGGCAGGCCGGCCGAGGAAGTGGCCGCGGCAGCCGTCGCCTCCCTGGGAAAGATTTTCGGCGTGGACGAACGCGCGGTGCAGGCGCACGTGCGCAGCACGCACACGCACGATTGGGCTGCCGACCCGCTCTCGCTGGGCGCCTACAGCTACTCCTGCGCGGACGGGGCGAAGGCGCCCGACGAACTCGCGCGACCGGTGGACGACACCCTGCACTTCGCCGGCGAGGCCACCGACGTCAACGGACATACCGCCACCGTTCACGGCGCACTGGCCAGCGGATACCGCGCCGCACGAGAGGTGCTGGCGCATCGCGCGGGTTGA
- a CDS encoding sugar kinase, giving the protein MAELKIHGRDKQWDIVALGEVMLRFDPGDGRVATTRHFKVSEGGGEYNVARGLRRCFGMRAAVVTALADNAVGRLVEDCMLQGGVDLRHLRWTSFDGVGRSVRNGLNFVERGFGVRAALSVSDRGHTAISQLKPGEVDWEQIFAKEGARWFHTGGIYCALSEHSPKVAAEAMQAAKKHGVIISYDLNYRASLWKSAGGQKQAQAVNRQLAPYIDVMLGNEEDFSAALGFQVPGLDKNLSELDPANFKKMIAQVTQEFPNLKVVATTLRNAKTATVNDWGAVCWYDGQFYEATRRENLEIYDRVGGGDSFASGLIYGFLEGKPASWAVECGAAHGALAMTTPGDTTMATLSEVLAVMSGVSARIAR; this is encoded by the coding sequence ATGGCCGAACTGAAGATCCACGGTCGCGACAAGCAGTGGGACATTGTCGCGCTCGGTGAAGTGATGCTGCGGTTCGATCCCGGCGACGGCCGCGTGGCCACGACGCGCCACTTCAAGGTTTCCGAAGGCGGCGGCGAGTACAACGTGGCGCGCGGGCTGCGCCGCTGCTTCGGCATGCGCGCCGCCGTGGTCACCGCGCTTGCGGATAACGCCGTGGGCCGCCTGGTGGAAGATTGCATGCTCCAGGGCGGCGTCGACCTGCGCCATCTGCGCTGGACCAGTTTCGACGGCGTTGGGCGCAGCGTCCGCAACGGCCTGAATTTCGTGGAGCGCGGGTTCGGCGTGCGGGCTGCGCTCAGCGTCTCCGATCGCGGACATACTGCCATCTCGCAGCTCAAGCCCGGTGAAGTGGATTGGGAGCAGATCTTCGCCAAGGAGGGCGCGCGCTGGTTCCACACCGGCGGCATCTACTGCGCGCTGAGCGAGCACTCGCCCAAGGTCGCCGCCGAGGCGATGCAGGCGGCAAAGAAGCACGGCGTCATCATTTCTTACGACCTGAACTATCGCGCCTCGTTATGGAAAAGTGCCGGCGGGCAGAAGCAGGCGCAGGCGGTGAATCGCCAGCTCGCTCCTTATATAGACGTGATGCTGGGCAACGAAGAAGACTTCAGCGCCGCGCTGGGCTTTCAGGTGCCGGGCCTCGACAAAAACCTGTCGGAACTCGACCCGGCGAACTTCAAGAAGATGATCGCGCAGGTGACGCAGGAATTCCCAAACCTCAAAGTTGTCGCGACCACGCTGCGCAACGCGAAGACCGCCACGGTCAACGACTGGGGCGCGGTCTGCTGGTACGACGGGCAGTTTTACGAGGCCACGCGCCGCGAGAACCTGGAGATTTACGACCGCGTCGGCGGCGGCGATTCTTTTGCCTCGGGCCTGATCTACGGGTTTCTCGAAGGCAAGCCGGCGTCGTGGGCGGTGGAGTGCGGCGCGGCGCACGGCGCACTGGCCATGACCACGCCGGGCGACACGACCATGGCGACATTGAGCGAGGTGCTGGCGGTGATGTCGGGCGTGAGCGCGCGTATTGCGCGCTGA
- a CDS encoding 5-deoxy-glucuronate isomerase codes for MAEPVTKEGNVFRATNAHKGRKVVVTPHNSSMQHLYYARTILDRGGNGVSFETGKRETGLIVVGGSAELRVNEEKISLGTYDAIYIPRNSQVSISSAAGCDIAEFAAEVDNDYPLQVVRYADLKQDKTLHFVTGSDATRRELNIMFGKNVKAGRIMAGLTLSEPGNWTSWPPHEHAVLAEELYVYTHMPPPAFGLQLVYTNTHEPELVTIVRDGDAVLMPRGYHPNVAAPGHRIGFLWAMAAHREVEDRQFGVVNVQPGFGAGGSGLDQARK; via the coding sequence ATGGCCGAACCGGTGACGAAGGAAGGCAACGTCTTTCGCGCGACCAACGCGCACAAGGGACGCAAGGTCGTTGTCACACCGCACAACAGCAGCATGCAGCACCTTTACTATGCGCGCACCATCCTGGATCGCGGCGGCAACGGGGTGAGCTTCGAGACAGGGAAGCGCGAAACCGGACTCATCGTTGTGGGCGGCTCGGCCGAATTGCGCGTCAACGAAGAGAAGATTTCGCTCGGCACCTATGACGCGATCTACATTCCGCGCAATTCGCAGGTCAGCATCTCGAGCGCCGCCGGTTGCGACATCGCCGAATTCGCCGCCGAAGTGGACAACGACTATCCGCTCCAGGTCGTCCGCTATGCCGACCTCAAGCAGGACAAGACACTGCACTTCGTTACCGGGTCGGACGCCACGCGCCGCGAGCTGAACATCATGTTCGGGAAGAACGTGAAGGCGGGGCGCATCATGGCGGGCCTCACGCTCTCCGAGCCCGGCAACTGGACGAGCTGGCCGCCGCACGAGCACGCCGTGCTGGCCGAGGAGCTGTACGTGTATACGCACATGCCTCCTCCGGCGTTTGGATTACAGCTGGTGTACACGAACACGCACGAGCCGGAACTGGTCACGATTGTGCGCGACGGCGACGCGGTGCTCATGCCGCGCGGCTACCACCCGAACGTGGCGGCGCCGGGACATCGCATTGGATTCCTGTGGGCGATGGCGGCGCACCGCGAGGTGGAAGACCGGCAGTTCGGCGTGGTCAACGTGCAGCCGGGCTTCGGCGCGGGCGGCTCGGGACTCGACCAGGCGAGGAAGTAG
- a CDS encoding bifunctional 4-hydroxy-2-oxoglutarate aldolase/2-dehydro-3-deoxy-phosphogluconate aldolase yields the protein MTHDQVRQRIYEIGIVPVVRAASPEEALDAASAIREGGLAVLEITMTVPGALDVIRELARRHRNDALVGAGSVKNAAAARACLDAGAQFLVSPGLDDAVVKLATEAGVVSLPGVLTPSEVMRAAALGASTMKLFPISNLGGPAYMKALKAPFPEINFVPTGGVNINNAAEYFAAGAFALGLGGDLVDLKALRAGDRGKIVEGARRLAEVAQKFRAGEKAPLAASRA from the coding sequence ATGACCCATGACCAGGTGCGGCAACGGATTTACGAGATTGGGATCGTTCCCGTAGTGCGTGCCGCTTCCCCTGAAGAAGCGCTTGATGCAGCGTCCGCCATCCGCGAAGGCGGCCTCGCCGTGCTCGAGATCACCATGACCGTCCCCGGCGCGCTCGACGTGATTCGCGAACTGGCCAGGCGGCACCGCAACGATGCGCTGGTCGGGGCCGGCAGCGTGAAGAATGCCGCCGCGGCGCGTGCCTGCCTCGATGCCGGCGCGCAATTTCTCGTCAGCCCCGGGCTCGACGACGCGGTCGTGAAGCTGGCCACCGAAGCCGGCGTGGTCTCGCTCCCCGGCGTGCTCACGCCCAGCGAAGTGATGCGCGCCGCCGCGCTCGGCGCCAGCACGATGAAGCTGTTTCCCATCAGCAACCTCGGGGGGCCGGCATACATGAAGGCGCTGAAGGCGCCGTTTCCGGAAATTAACTTCGTCCCCACCGGCGGAGTGAACATCAACAACGCCGCCGAATATTTCGCGGCGGGAGCGTTCGCCCTCGGACTGGGCGGCGACCTGGTGGACCTGAAAGCCTTGCGCGCGGGCGATCGCGGCAAGATCGTGGAAGGTGCGCGCCGGCTCGCCGAGGTCGCGCAGAAGTTTCGCGCGGGCGAGAAGGCGCCGCTGGCGGCGTCGCGCGCGTAG
- the gvpJ gene encoding gas vesicle protein GvpJ: protein MKEPTGGRALSRANAGHISSGARRRAASEATLVDVLDRVLEKGIVIDAWLRLYVAGVDLLTVEARVVVASLETYLKHTGPLRATGQASAPSRNSPVIGLARNGLAAPGKPPQH from the coding sequence ATGAAAGAACCCACGGGCGGTCGGGCCTTGTCGCGTGCGAATGCCGGGCACATTTCCTCCGGCGCTCGGCGGCGCGCCGCGAGCGAAGCGACTCTGGTTGACGTACTCGACCGCGTGCTGGAGAAGGGCATCGTGATCGATGCCTGGCTCAGGCTCTACGTGGCAGGTGTAGACCTGCTTACCGTTGAGGCCCGAGTGGTGGTGGCATCGTTGGAAACGTACCTGAAGCATACCGGTCCGCTTCGCGCCACTGGCCAGGCTTCCGCTCCGTCCCGCAATTCTCCCGTCATCGGTCTTGCGCGCAACGGCCTTGCAGCTCCTGGCAAACCGCCGCAGCACTGA
- a CDS encoding DUF4126 domain-containing protein — protein MLDLLKHDTLLAIAVAAAFSAGLNVYATVTTLGLLAQAGVVQLPPSLHLVESWPIIAVSLALFVAEFFADKVPGFDLLWNALQTFVRVPVAALLAYGATSNFSPGAQIAVAVMGAGIALVAHGGKTAVRATVTPSPEPLSNTALSLGEDVVAVGLTWFATAHPWIAASATIALIVATIIVIRKVLRAMRRVFDGARRQWHALVATRSSPPSPTR, from the coding sequence ATGCTGGACCTTCTCAAGCACGACACGCTGCTGGCCATTGCCGTCGCGGCGGCATTCTCGGCCGGACTCAACGTGTACGCCACCGTGACGACGCTCGGGCTGCTGGCGCAGGCCGGCGTCGTGCAGCTTCCACCATCGCTCCACCTGGTGGAGAGCTGGCCAATCATCGCGGTGAGCCTGGCTCTGTTCGTGGCTGAATTCTTCGCCGACAAGGTTCCGGGCTTCGACCTGCTGTGGAATGCGCTGCAGACGTTCGTCCGCGTCCCGGTCGCGGCGCTGCTTGCCTATGGCGCGACCAGCAACTTCTCGCCGGGGGCGCAGATCGCGGTGGCGGTAATGGGCGCCGGCATCGCCCTGGTGGCGCACGGAGGCAAGACCGCCGTCCGCGCCACCGTGACGCCTTCCCCCGAGCCGCTTTCCAACACCGCGCTCAGCCTGGGCGAAGACGTGGTGGCGGTCGGGCTGACGTGGTTCGCCACGGCGCATCCGTGGATTGCAGCGTCGGCGACCATCGCGCTGATCGTGGCGACGATCATCGTCATTCGGAAGGTACTTCGCGCGATGCGGCGGGTGTTCGACGGCGCGCGGCGGCAGTGGCACGCGCTGGTCGCTACCAGATCTTCTCCGCCGTCTCCAACGCGCTGA
- a CDS encoding SpoIIE family protein phosphatase, translating into MVLSTYRYVRRKLSEAGLAPQSRLARFTVYLLVVDLTFFVVHRLALLADLNWPSLMALSSWVVLFTIILVVLGAILLMRWARDHMLWRLRNRLIVTYVFIGVIPVLLITSMAGIAGYLASAQFATFLATADMQAEANRLEAANTVLAEHIAGELRSGQPAGRIAQALRDAKLEEQRDVTFWVDGKPYVVTADGAARPPVDFPAWLKDRMRGVVWTPDGLLLRAAIKLANGKTPLVVISSLPVEKPLLDRVAANLGAVTIFSDPRLFTATKPGAAVTYDARVQNPAPRDIHRVGGGTLPEERWQFDPVVSFVTPVSVINWETGERRGERSEKEVGEVPLLSVQTRISMLYARLFQTLGPFAGIIAQGLVILAAFLFIIELLALFVGVRLTRSITRSVAALYEGTQHVNRGELRHRIEVKTRDQLAALETSFNSMAESLERLLLEQKEKQRIQNELAIAQEVQEQLFPKQVRDLETLAVHGLCLPARTVSGDYYDFVPLTRDELAIAVGDISGKGISAALLMATLHSAVRAYALDRTPLAVGQELPAYATVAVGQDDSYSSPGGGSLGGGDRESISPAEWLALLNRQLYHSTPMEKYATLFLGVYDGAARTLRYSNAGHLPPIILSADGAVRRLDVGGTVIGLFSTVRFEQALVRLRPGDIFLAFSDGITEPENEFGEFGEQRLIELVQEIRDLPLDRISEQVTTAVRDWIGGQEQPDDVTLVLARAR; encoded by the coding sequence ATGGTCCTCTCCACCTACCGATACGTGCGCCGCAAGCTGTCGGAAGCAGGCCTGGCGCCGCAGAGCCGCCTCGCGCGGTTCACCGTGTACCTGCTGGTGGTGGACCTCACCTTCTTCGTGGTGCACCGGCTGGCGCTGCTGGCGGACCTGAACTGGCCGTCGCTGATGGCGCTGAGCAGCTGGGTCGTGTTGTTCACGATTATTCTCGTTGTCCTCGGCGCCATTCTGCTCATGCGCTGGGCGCGCGACCACATGCTGTGGCGGCTGCGCAACCGGCTCATCGTTACCTACGTCTTCATCGGCGTGATTCCGGTGCTGCTCATCACGTCAATGGCGGGCATTGCCGGGTATCTTGCGTCGGCGCAGTTCGCGACGTTTCTTGCGACCGCCGACATGCAGGCGGAAGCCAACCGCCTGGAGGCAGCGAACACCGTGCTGGCCGAGCACATTGCCGGCGAACTGCGCAGCGGACAGCCCGCCGGACGCATTGCGCAGGCGCTGCGCGACGCCAAGCTGGAGGAGCAGCGCGACGTCACCTTCTGGGTTGACGGCAAGCCTTACGTGGTCACTGCCGATGGGGCAGCGCGCCCACCGGTGGACTTTCCGGCGTGGCTCAAGGACAGGATGCGCGGCGTCGTCTGGACGCCGGACGGCCTGCTGCTGCGCGCGGCCATCAAGCTCGCCAACGGCAAAACGCCGCTGGTCGTGATCTCGTCGCTGCCGGTGGAGAAGCCGCTGCTCGATCGCGTGGCCGCGAACCTCGGCGCGGTCACCATTTTCAGCGATCCGCGGCTGTTCACCGCCACCAAGCCTGGCGCCGCGGTCACTTACGACGCGCGCGTGCAGAACCCGGCGCCGCGCGACATTCACCGCGTCGGCGGCGGAACGCTGCCGGAAGAGCGCTGGCAGTTTGACCCGGTGGTCTCGTTCGTCACGCCGGTTTCGGTGATCAACTGGGAGACCGGCGAACGCCGCGGCGAGCGGTCCGAAAAAGAAGTCGGCGAAGTCCCGCTGCTTTCGGTGCAGACGCGCATCTCGATGCTCTACGCGCGCCTTTTCCAGACGCTCGGTCCGTTCGCGGGCATCATCGCGCAGGGGCTGGTGATCCTGGCTGCGTTTCTGTTCATCATCGAACTGCTGGCGCTGTTCGTGGGCGTGCGGCTCACCCGCAGCATCACGCGATCGGTTGCCGCGCTGTATGAGGGCACGCAGCACGTGAATCGCGGCGAATTGCGCCATCGCATCGAGGTGAAGACGCGCGACCAGCTCGCCGCGCTGGAGACCTCGTTCAACTCCATGGCCGAGTCGCTCGAGCGGCTGCTGCTGGAGCAGAAGGAAAAGCAGCGCATCCAGAACGAGCTGGCGATTGCGCAGGAAGTGCAGGAGCAGCTCTTCCCCAAGCAGGTGCGCGACCTGGAAACCCTGGCAGTGCACGGCTTGTGCCTGCCGGCGCGCACCGTGAGCGGCGACTACTACGACTTTGTGCCGCTTACGCGCGATGAGCTGGCCATCGCCGTGGGCGACATCAGCGGCAAGGGAATCTCGGCGGCGCTGCTCATGGCCACGCTGCACTCGGCGGTGCGCGCCTACGCGCTGGACCGCACGCCGCTCGCTGTCGGACAGGAGCTTCCCGCCTATGCCACTGTGGCGGTGGGCCAAGACGACTCGTACTCATCGCCCGGCGGAGGGAGTCTCGGCGGCGGCGATCGCGAAAGTATTTCGCCGGCGGAATGGCTGGCGCTGCTCAACCGCCAGCTCTACCACAGCACGCCGATGGAGAAGTACGCCACGCTCTTTCTCGGCGTGTACGACGGCGCGGCGCGCACCCTGCGCTACTCCAACGCCGGACATCTGCCGCCCATCATCCTCAGCGCGGATGGCGCCGTGCGCCGCCTCGACGTGGGCGGAACCGTCATCGGACTGTTCAGCACCGTGCGTTTCGAGCAGGCCTTAGTGCGGCTGCGGCCGGGCGACATCTTCCTCGCCTTCAGCGACGGCATCACCGAGCCGGAGAACGAATTCGGCGAGTTCGGCGAGCAGCGGCTGATCGAGCTGGTGCAGGAGATTCGCGACCTGCCGCTGGACCGCATCTCCGAACAGGTCACCACCGCTGTGCGCGACTGGATCGGCGGCCAGGAGCAGCCCGACGATGTCACCCTGGTGCTGGCGCGGGCGAGGTAG
- a CDS encoding cupin domain-containing protein yields MTSSKPSASPGVVVVPEKKASASTPEPGLRRRILAFNDKLMLAEHVMEKGWKGARHSHPHEQLVYVISGHIKVSAGDKSFECRAGDSFVVPGGMEHEAAAVERSVVLDVFTPSREEYR; encoded by the coding sequence ATGACCTCATCGAAGCCCTCAGCCTCACCTGGCGTGGTAGTCGTCCCCGAGAAAAAGGCGTCGGCTTCCACGCCCGAGCCTGGCCTGCGCCGCCGCATCCTGGCATTCAACGACAAGCTCATGCTGGCCGAGCACGTGATGGAAAAAGGATGGAAGGGCGCGCGCCATTCGCATCCGCACGAGCAGCTCGTGTATGTGATTTCCGGCCACATCAAAGTCAGCGCCGGCGACAAGAGCTTCGAGTGCCGCGCCGGCGACAGCTTCGTGGTCCCCGGCGGCATGGAGCACGAGGCCGCCGCGGTGGAGCGCTCCGTGGTCCTCGACGTGTTCACGCCCTCGCGCGAGGAGTATCGTTAG